From one Pontibacillus sp. HMF3514 genomic stretch:
- the clpP gene encoding ATP-dependent Clp endopeptidase proteolytic subunit ClpP gives MNLKEEKSMNLIPTVIEQTNRGERAYDIYSRLLKDRIIMLGSAIDDNVANSIVAQMLFLAAEDPDKDISLYINSPGGSITAGMAIYDTMQFIKPNVSTICTGMAASMGSFLLAAGEPGKRYALPNSEVMIHQPLGGAQGQATDIDIHAKRILRMREKLNNILAERTGQSIDVISRDTDRDNFMEAHEALEYGLIDKVMEKKPE, from the coding sequence ATGAATTTAAAGGAGGAGAAAAGTATGAATTTAATACCTACAGTTATTGAACAAACAAACCGCGGTGAGCGTGCTTATGATATTTATTCACGCTTGTTAAAAGACCGTATTATTATGCTTGGAAGTGCAATCGATGATAACGTTGCGAACTCAATCGTAGCGCAGATGCTATTCCTAGCTGCAGAGGATCCGGATAAAGATATTTCTCTATACATCAACTCTCCAGGTGGTTCTATCACAGCTGGTATGGCGATCTACGATACAATGCAGTTCATCAAACCAAATGTATCTACAATCTGCACAGGTATGGCAGCTTCTATGGGCTCATTCCTACTTGCAGCTGGTGAGCCAGGTAAGCGTTATGCTCTACCAAACAGTGAAGTAATGATTCACCAACCACTAGGCGGAGCTCAAGGTCAAGCAACAGACATCGATATTCATGCTAAGCGTATCCTTCGCATGCGTGAAAAGCTAAATAATATCCTTGCTGAGCGTACAGGTCAATCTATTGATGTGATCTCTCGCGACACAGACCGTGACAACTTCATGGAAGCTCACGAAGCGCTTGAGTATGGCTTGATCGATAAAGTAATGGAGAAAAAGCCTGAATAG
- a CDS encoding ABC transporter permease: MMTFANVLRVNVKKEYLELKRYFANTLSMVLTIYLIFLGMFFGIQVVGDPANAATNTQYVIVNYVFWYLGLATLQSLGYSISQEAQRGTLEQLYMSPVSAWRILLARVSGMVLNHMIIIVFLLFSAMLTTGQWLNINPVAVIPILLLTVISMIGVSFIVAGISVIVKQINAFLQILQFVIMAFAFIPLSVAPYLVFAPFVKGVDMTRHIMIHGYTLSDFSGIDYIALIGNGVAYVALGVVVYRACEKFAMKKGLLGHY; encoded by the coding sequence ATGATGACGTTTGCGAATGTCTTACGAGTCAATGTCAAAAAGGAGTATTTAGAGCTTAAGCGATATTTTGCCAATACATTAAGTATGGTACTCACGATTTATCTGATTTTTCTTGGGATGTTTTTCGGTATTCAAGTTGTGGGGGATCCTGCCAATGCTGCAACGAATACGCAATATGTAATTGTAAACTATGTATTTTGGTATCTAGGCTTGGCTACACTTCAATCATTAGGATACTCGATATCGCAAGAAGCACAAAGAGGGACACTTGAACAATTATATATGTCCCCAGTATCTGCTTGGAGAATATTATTGGCTCGTGTTTCTGGAATGGTTCTTAATCATATGATCATTATCGTATTTCTTCTTTTTAGTGCCATGCTTACCACAGGTCAGTGGTTAAATATTAATCCTGTAGCTGTAATCCCGATATTGCTTCTTACTGTTATTAGCATGATTGGGGTAAGCTTTATTGTAGCTGGTATCTCGGTCATTGTGAAACAGATCAATGCATTCTTACAAATCCTACAATTTGTGATTATGGCATTTGCTTTTATACCATTATCTGTAGCTCCTTATCTTGTATTTGCTCCTTTCGTAAAAGGAGTGGATATGACCCGTCACATTATGATACACGGGTACACATTAAGTGATTTTTCAGGAATAGATTATATTGCGTTAATTGGAAATGGTGTCGCTTATGTAGCTTTAGGGGTAGTGGTGTATCGTGCTTGTGAAAAATTTGCGATGAAAAAAGGACTTCTTGGTCATTATTAG
- a CDS encoding ABC transporter ATP-binding protein, whose translation MESIIEVNGIRKVYKKRKSKESFVAVDGISFQVGKGEIMGLLGPNGAGKTTTIKSICGLLVPNEGSISIHGYDSVTERNKALRHISAVLEGNRNIYWRLTVVENLEYFAGNRGMSKKKITPYIEELLDMFHLEDKRNELVNNLSRGMQQKLAICVAMMAGTDVILLDEPTLGLDVETGYEVREILKKIAYEQQKTIIISTHDMDVVQDLCNRTVIINQGQVIANEQVSKLLSLFKTSAYKVHLKESLTDEQLKHLEHKFPIHEWDGHILNVNLDHEEAIYDLMEILKMNRTGIETINQTEVNFEEVFMKLVKEEAVS comes from the coding sequence ATGGAATCCATTATTGAAGTAAACGGAATTCGAAAAGTTTACAAGAAGCGTAAAAGTAAAGAGTCGTTTGTTGCTGTGGATGGTATTTCGTTTCAGGTAGGTAAGGGGGAGATTATGGGATTACTCGGACCGAACGGAGCAGGGAAAACCACTACGATTAAATCGATCTGCGGACTTTTAGTTCCAAATGAGGGTTCAATTTCGATTCATGGTTACGATAGTGTAACTGAGCGAAACAAGGCGCTTCGACATATAAGTGCAGTCTTAGAAGGAAACCGCAACATCTACTGGCGTTTAACAGTAGTGGAGAACCTCGAGTATTTTGCAGGAAACCGTGGCATGAGCAAAAAAAAGATTACTCCATACATAGAAGAACTTCTAGACATGTTTCACCTGGAGGATAAGCGTAATGAACTTGTAAATAATCTTTCTCGAGGGATGCAACAAAAATTAGCTATATGCGTAGCCATGATGGCGGGTACTGACGTTATTTTGCTTGATGAGCCGACGCTAGGATTAGATGTCGAAACAGGATATGAAGTACGAGAAATCTTAAAGAAAATCGCTTATGAACAACAAAAGACAATTATTATTAGTACGCACGATATGGATGTTGTTCAAGATCTTTGCAACAGGACCGTTATTATTAACCAAGGACAAGTGATAGCGAATGAACAAGTCAGTAAGTTGCTAAGTTTATTTAAAACAAGTGCTTACAAAGTACACCTAAAAGAATCATTAACAGATGAGCAGCTGAAACACCTAGAGCACAAGTTTCCGATTCATGAGTGGGATGGCCATATCCTTAATGTAAATCTTGATCACGAAGAAGCGATCTATGATCTAATGGAAATTTTGAAAATGAATCGAACAGGGATCGAGACAATAAACCAAACAGAAGTGAACTTTGAGGAAGTCTTTATGAAACTAGTGAAGGAGGAAGCTGTATCATGA